One Alkalidesulfovibrio alkalitolerans DSM 16529 genomic region harbors:
- a CDS encoding HDOD domain-containing protein, which produces MTLPEPASDARQRVRSLVQAIKRLPPPPVLLAQASSKVSHNSISRIIAQDGFLTQRFIAWEKNARGGMLEDEIIEKAMARFGEADLVGFTLEHHVHRVLLGNFTPDDPVIVGLRSHSLACAVAARSLAEQIDPTLAGQAFACGLVHDCGKALLFRLHPERYTLITQSPDIQRKDTRALEVINFGLDHAVVGKWMLEHWKAPSSIINAAWLHHHKPAAVRDSLARSAVLGLVALGDILARNVMSEALRPEDHDRTKRLANKLGIAEEIVLLVRHGIPEKYCALAELIGLDPNIVSFYRTSLARAHQSISRHANERTVRRGEPNLPQRFLSIVGRFGPRLALAVAQAEIFNLIHSCISEMLPEYQGCLAFSENAGSAFEGVAWNGQTNCGLRIAEGRPEIPPDTAPLLGDLIENTLAEHAAAAHRSQEGRRERFSKQGYAALFNVDEQSRCIFAIGIDEQPFFEHEQVLWCLRQIADLACAHLGRLKVLETLTTKSEELSSALSRLEKARDRELRAERLSAIGHAAAGTAQEINNPLSIISARTQLLERQESDPQKKRSLRQMLTQVERITDTMQNLMDFARPPQPVFERTSLNSLVEECLPLVGGHARTGVSIVLHLAEDLPDVMVDQAQMKRLIVNLLLNALNAVEDRGDGHITITTRLGLNGSRIVLGLRDTGSGIPREMLPRVFDPFFTTGGRSPLGLGLSVCHGIASNHHGSLDVSSREGEWTEFTLALPTRDQMHRASNSDVSAFMQHRPPMAMVCDVLVAESDPAMRDSLALALEQAGHQVDAVADAAEALDFLSQFEYRLAVMNIDLSIAEVPLLATALKTFPQMAVVALVDAQSASRIPEAMALGVRACARKPIHAASLAERIDSLLRAGKAG; this is translated from the coding sequence ATGACCCTCCCCGAACCGGCCAGCGACGCCCGTCAGCGCGTACGATCCCTGGTGCAGGCGATCAAACGTCTGCCTCCGCCGCCTGTCCTGCTTGCCCAGGCGTCCTCGAAAGTCTCTCACAACTCCATCTCGCGAATCATCGCCCAGGATGGCTTCCTCACACAACGTTTCATCGCCTGGGAGAAGAACGCGCGGGGCGGGATGTTGGAAGACGAAATCATCGAGAAGGCCATGGCCCGGTTCGGCGAGGCCGACCTCGTCGGCTTCACCCTCGAACATCATGTCCACCGTGTTTTGCTCGGAAACTTCACTCCAGACGATCCAGTGATCGTCGGCCTCAGAAGCCACTCCCTAGCCTGCGCCGTGGCCGCCAGGTCGCTCGCCGAGCAAATCGACCCGACGCTGGCGGGCCAGGCGTTCGCGTGTGGCCTTGTGCATGACTGCGGCAAGGCGCTGCTCTTTCGCCTCCATCCCGAGCGCTACACCTTGATCACGCAATCGCCGGACATCCAGCGAAAAGATACCAGAGCTCTTGAAGTGATCAATTTCGGTCTCGACCATGCCGTGGTCGGCAAATGGATGCTCGAACACTGGAAAGCACCGTCCTCGATCATCAACGCGGCCTGGCTTCACCACCACAAACCGGCCGCCGTCCGCGACTCGCTCGCGCGGTCGGCGGTCCTCGGATTGGTCGCCTTGGGGGACATCCTCGCGCGAAACGTCATGTCGGAAGCTCTACGCCCCGAAGACCACGACCGTACAAAGCGATTGGCGAACAAACTGGGCATTGCGGAAGAAATCGTGCTCTTAGTCAGACATGGGATTCCGGAGAAATACTGCGCGTTGGCCGAATTGATTGGCCTCGACCCGAACATTGTCTCCTTTTACCGGACGTCGCTTGCGCGGGCGCACCAATCCATTTCCCGGCACGCCAACGAGCGGACCGTCAGGCGCGGCGAACCGAACCTGCCCCAGCGTTTCCTTTCCATCGTCGGACGTTTTGGCCCTCGTCTCGCCTTGGCTGTGGCTCAAGCGGAAATCTTCAACCTGATCCATTCCTGCATTTCCGAAATGCTCCCCGAGTATCAAGGTTGCTTGGCGTTTTCCGAAAATGCGGGAAGCGCCTTCGAGGGCGTGGCCTGGAACGGCCAAACAAACTGCGGCTTGCGCATCGCCGAAGGCCGCCCGGAAATTCCGCCCGACACGGCCCCTCTTCTCGGCGACCTGATTGAGAACACGCTGGCGGAGCATGCGGCAGCGGCGCATCGCAGCCAGGAAGGCAGGCGGGAACGTTTCTCGAAGCAGGGTTACGCCGCCCTGTTCAACGTCGATGAACAATCGAGATGCATTTTCGCCATCGGTATCGATGAACAGCCTTTTTTCGAACACGAACAGGTGTTGTGGTGTCTACGCCAGATAGCGGACTTGGCTTGCGCGCATCTCGGCAGGCTGAAGGTCCTGGAGACGCTGACGACGAAATCCGAAGAGCTTTCCTCCGCGCTCAGCCGCCTCGAAAAGGCTCGGGACAGGGAACTGCGCGCGGAACGGCTCTCGGCCATCGGCCATGCGGCTGCGGGAACGGCCCAGGAGATCAATAATCCCTTGTCCATCATCTCGGCCCGAACCCAGCTTCTGGAACGGCAGGAAAGCGATCCGCAGAAGAAGCGCAGTCTGCGCCAGATGCTCACGCAGGTCGAAAGAATTACGGATACGATGCAAAATCTCATGGATTTCGCCAGACCGCCGCAGCCCGTGTTCGAACGGACATCCCTGAACAGCCTCGTCGAGGAATGCCTTCCGCTGGTGGGCGGCCACGCCAGGACGGGCGTGTCCATAGTCTTGCATCTCGCGGAGGATCTGCCGGACGTCATGGTGGATCAGGCCCAAATGAAACGCCTGATCGTCAACCTGTTGCTAAACGCCCTGAACGCAGTGGAGGACCGCGGGGACGGGCACATAACCATTACGACGCGCCTCGGCCTGAACGGCTCCCGCATCGTTCTCGGCCTGCGCGACACGGGCAGTGGCATCCCCAGAGAGATGCTGCCGAGAGTCTTCGATCCTTTCTTCACCACCGGCGGCAGATCGCCCCTCGGCCTTGGACTTTCCGTCTGCCACGGCATCGCCAGCAACCATCATGGCAGCCTGGACGTAAGCAGCCGGGAGGGAGAATGGACCGAATTCACGTTGGCTCTGCCGACCAGGGACCAGATGCATCGGGCCTCGAATTCAGACGTGTCGGCTTTTATGCAACACCGCCCCCCCATGGCCATGGTCTGCGACGTTCTTGTCGCCGAATCCGACCCAGCGATGCGCGATTCCCTCGCCCTAGCCCTGGAGCAGGCCGGTCACCAAGTGGACGCCGTTGCCGACGCAGCCGAGGCGTTGGATTTTCTCTCCCAGTTCGAATACCGCCTAGCCGTCATGAACATCGACCTGAGCATCGCGGAGGTTCCACTTTTGGCGACCGCCTTGAAAACATTCCCGCAAATGGCGGTCGTGGCCCTCGTCGATGCGCAAAGCGCCTCCCGCATTCCCGAGGCCATGGCCCTCGGGGTGCGGGCGTGCGCCCGAAAACCCATTCACGCCGCGAGTCTTGCCGAGCGCATCGATAGCCTGCTGCGGGCAGGAAAAGCTGGATGA